The DNA window TCGTCCCTGTTTTGACGAAGCATTTGCTTTGACAGAACTCAAAGATTTTAAGTTTAATAATGTTATTCATTTCCAAACTAATATTTTCGGATTAAAATCCGAGACATTACATATTACGATTCAATCTCAATTTCAACAAAATCAAAATGAAGGCCATTTGAGTTATCGCTTGATAAATATTCCAAGAACTATTTTATCAGGCAGAATGTGGCATATTTTACCCCCATGGCTTATTCGCTTTGTTGTTCCAGTCAATATTGAACAACTGATTCATCATTTTTGTCAAGTTATGGTTCATGCGAATAATGGGCAAGGCACTTTGGTAAAACTTTCATGGAATGTTGAAAAACCTGAGGATTCAATCGTAACTTTTAATTTTTCAAGCGAGTTTTTGGATAATTTTTTTATTCGTTATGGCTTGAGAATTTTTCGATTTGTTCTTTTTCCAAGTGATCGAACATGGATTGAACTCATGCATCTTTTAAATCTTTTTCTGTCTGCTATTGAGGAAGATTTGATTGAAATGAAAGATAAGGAAAGTGTCCCTCTGTGAATAATCCATTTTTGATAACGTCAGATAAAAAAATGACACATCATTTCTATTTTTAGATAAATAAAATTGTAGCCCCAATACTTTTAGCCTTAATCATCTGAACAGTATGTCATTTTTTTTGTTTTTTTAGAATCCCCAGTCTATCATATCAAGAAAATTTTTAAACTTATCAATAATCCTGCCTTATCAAAAAAGGCGTATAATTTTTCTTGACATTTTATCTACCACTTGGTAGATAAAATTTTATCAAACGATAGGGAGATGGAATGAAAATATCATCTAATAACAATAAAGACGTATTAACTGACATCAAAAAACGTATTTTAGAAGAATCAATACGTCTTTTTGCATCAAAAGGTTTTGATGGCACGTCTATTCAACAAATAGCCGATGCTGTTGGAATTAAAAAACCTTCATTAATTTATCATTTTAATTCAAAAGATGAACTGCGCCAACAAGTATATGAGTATCTTTTAGGACATTGGAAAGAGGAACTCCCCAAATTGCTTTCATCAGCATCAAATGAATATGACAGGTTTTCTTCAGTAGTTAGAGCTCTTGTGGAGTATTTTCTTGAAAATTCCAACAGAAGTCGTCTTGCCATACGAGAAATGCTTGACCGGCCAGAATATTTCAAAAGCCTTGTCAAACAGCATCTTAGCCCTTGGGTTAAACTTGTTACAGATTATATTCAGCTTGGAAAAAAACTTGGATTAGTTAAAAAAGATGTGGATCCTGAAGCCTATATTGTCAATGTCATCATGATGGCAATCGGGACAGTATCAGTAGGTAATGTTATATCGTCAATATTTGAAAAAGAAAATACAGATTATATTGGGCCTTTAACAAACGAGCTTGAGCGTATAGCTCGATATAGTTTATTACAAAATCCTTTTCCGAACCAAAAAATGGAGGATAAAAATGAGTACTAATTTTTACAAAGACAACCAAGATTTAAAATTTTATATTGAAAAAGGGATTGATTGGAAACCCCTTGTGGAATTAACAGAATATGATTTTAAAAAGAAAGACGGATTTAAAAATATTGATGAAGCCTTAAAATTCTATAAAGGCGTGCTTGATTCAATCGGAGAATTTGCTGCAAAAGAAGTTGATCCCTATACAAAAGAAATTGATAAGGAGCATCCTTTTCTTGAAAATGGTGAAGTAAAATTTCCGCCGGTTTTACGAAATATTTTCAATAAAATAAAAAAGCTTGAGCTTTATGGTATGGCGCTTCCCCTTGAATTAGGAGGCATGAATTGTCCTTTTATGGTGTTTATGATGTCAAATGAGCTTTTTGCACGAGCTGATGTTTCAGTTACAGCTCATTACGGGTTTCATGGGGGCATGGCTATGGCTATGTTGTTCTTTTCGATCATTGAAGAAACAACTCATTTTGACGCTGAAAAGCTTCAAATAAAAGATACCCGTTTTTCAGATTTTATTTCAGAAATAATTGACGGAAAAGCATGGGGCTGTATGGATATAACCGAGCCTGATGCTGGTAGTGATATGGCTGCATTAAATACAAAAGCCCATCAAGATGAAAACGGTAATTGGTATATAAACGGTCAAAAAATTTTCATAACTTCAGGTCATGCAAAATATCATTTTGTTATTGCCAGGACTGAAGAAAAAGTTGACGATGATTCTTTTGCAGGTCTTAAAGGTTTATCAATGTTTCTTGTTCCAGCTTGGAAAACAGAACAAGGAAAACGTATTACCCTTGCTGTATTTGACGGTGTAGAAGATAAACTTGGTCATCATGGTTCTGCAACTGTATCCATAAATTTTAAAGATAGTCCGGGTTATTTAATTGGCAAAAGAGGCGACGGATTTAAGTTAATGCTTCAAATAATGAACAATGCACGTATAGGTGTTGGTTTTGAAGCTCTCGGCATTTGTGAATCAGCATGGAGAATGGCTAAAGACTATGCTTCAAAAAGACATAGCATGGGAAAAACTATTGATAAACATGAAATGATAGCCGATTATTTAGATGAAATGTATACAGATATTCAAGGAATTAGAGCTTTAGCAGTTAATGCGGCTTACCATGAAGAGATGGCTCAAAAATTAAATTTAAAATTAAAGTTTCTTCCTCCAAACAATAAAGATGAATATAAATCAATAGAAGATCAATTTAAATCTCATCAAGCGCGTGCTCGATCTATAACACCTCTTTTAAAGTATTTAGGCGCAGAAAAAGCTGTTGAAATCTCAAAGAGAGCCATTCAAATACATGGAGGATATGGCTATACAACCGAATATGGCGTGGAAAAATTATTACGAGATGCAATGGTATTGCCTATTTACGAAGGAACAAGTCAGATTCAGTCATTAATGGCGATGAAAGATAATCTTACAGGCATTATAAAAGATCCAAAAGGCTTTTTTGCAAAAAATGCTCAAGCTTATTGGATAAGCAAGTTTGGAAGTTCTGTAATGGAAAAGCGTGTAGCAAAATTGCAGGTTATTTCCTATAAAATTTTGAAGTTCTTGATTTATAATCTTGTCGGTAAGAAAATTTCTGAACTTAGGACTCAGCCTTTTGATAAATGGAATTCCTTTTTTAAATCATGGGATCCAAAAAAAGATTTTGCGTTAGCTATGCTTCATGCTGAAAGATTAACGAGAGTTCTTTGTGATGTAGCGGTTTGTGAATTATTATTAGAACAAGTTCAAAAGAATCCTGAACGAAGTGATGTGCTTGATCGTTATCTTGAAAGAGCTGAGTGCCGTTGTTCTTATCTTTATTCAGAAATAACTAAGACAGGACAGCGTTTACTTAAAAATTTATCAAAAAAAAGATAACAATATAAGGATGTCGTATGATAATGCAACATATATTCAGACAAGGCTCAGTAATAGCAGCAATAATGAAAATAGCATCGTCGGC is part of the Desulfobacterales bacterium genome and encodes:
- a CDS encoding TetR/AcrR family transcriptional regulator, yielding MKISSNNNKDVLTDIKKRILEESIRLFASKGFDGTSIQQIADAVGIKKPSLIYHFNSKDELRQQVYEYLLGHWKEELPKLLSSASNEYDRFSSVVRALVEYFLENSNRSRLAIREMLDRPEYFKSLVKQHLSPWVKLVTDYIQLGKKLGLVKKDVDPEAYIVNVIMMAIGTVSVGNVISSIFEKENTDYIGPLTNELERIARYSLLQNPFPNQKMEDKNEY
- a CDS encoding acyl-CoA dehydrogenase family protein, yielding MSTNFYKDNQDLKFYIEKGIDWKPLVELTEYDFKKKDGFKNIDEALKFYKGVLDSIGEFAAKEVDPYTKEIDKEHPFLENGEVKFPPVLRNIFNKIKKLELYGMALPLELGGMNCPFMVFMMSNELFARADVSVTAHYGFHGGMAMAMLFFSIIEETTHFDAEKLQIKDTRFSDFISEIIDGKAWGCMDITEPDAGSDMAALNTKAHQDENGNWYINGQKIFITSGHAKYHFVIARTEEKVDDDSFAGLKGLSMFLVPAWKTEQGKRITLAVFDGVEDKLGHHGSATVSINFKDSPGYLIGKRGDGFKLMLQIMNNARIGVGFEALGICESAWRMAKDYASKRHSMGKTIDKHEMIADYLDEMYTDIQGIRALAVNAAYHEEMAQKLNLKLKFLPPNNKDEYKSIEDQFKSHQARARSITPLLKYLGAEKAVEISKRAIQIHGGYGYTTEYGVEKLLRDAMVLPIYEGTSQIQSLMAMKDNLTGIIKDPKGFFAKNAQAYWISKFGSSVMEKRVAKLQVISYKILKFLIYNLVGKKISELRTQPFDKWNSFFKSWDPKKDFALAMLHAERLTRVLCDVAVCELLLEQVQKNPERSDVLDRYLERAECRCSYLYSEITKTGQRLLKNLSKKR